One part of the Bacillus sp. FJAT-27916 genome encodes these proteins:
- a CDS encoding GNAT family N-acetyltransferase: MDIREATENDSKELAALMGQLGYPTTTENMKKRFSQIKQNPYYHTLLASYEDKVVGMIGLYKGYYYEREGFYVRIAALVVDSNYRNKGVGNKLLEEAECWARKIGASGIGLNSGNRTERYHAHTFYRNRGYSEKSIGFVKSL; encoded by the coding sequence ATGGACATTAGAGAAGCAACAGAGAATGATAGTAAGGAATTGGCTGCACTTATGGGGCAATTAGGTTATCCTACTACAACTGAAAATATGAAAAAGAGGTTTAGCCAAATCAAACAAAATCCTTATTATCATACTTTATTAGCCTCCTATGAAGACAAAGTTGTAGGGATGATCGGCCTTTATAAAGGATATTATTATGAAAGAGAAGGCTTCTATGTTCGTATTGCAGCACTAGTAGTTGATTCAAATTATCGCAATAAAGGAGTAGGGAATAAACTATTGGAAGAGGCGGAGTGCTGGGCGAGAAAGATCGGGGCTTCTGGGATTGGGCTAAACAGCGGGAACCGAACAGAGAGATATCATGCACACACATTTTATCGAAACAGGGGATATTCAGAGAAAAGCATTGGATTTGTTAAAAGTCTATAG
- a CDS encoding ABC transporter ATP-binding protein — translation MSTVQLEGKSKDGRRVLAFLKPFWKWVLGDSIVIAIAQVCASVIPTFALSWLVDDILPGQSTNLLWGLMWLLVFVAVFDLVMMVIDEYFCHYIAKSVTNRQKIRLFTHVQYLPFSFFQNAKSGELLARTSDDPDTLHNFLAWEGSTLMAAVQGVVIYNIVLLFIHPYLMMASVVLGIIFYMASNYVGKRTRLASKQARDEASKYLERMRESVTGIHLSRVLGVSDSEVESIVGIRQAFVKHSVRELKARMQSIVVIGGYNGIALAGVYFISILLIWNSELTTGQMLTAGGLVTIAANEMQKMLRMWLSIRRTGPALDRSDILLANPKSEAETKAGVVPAEMKGSITFHDVTFAYPEKEEPVLRGVSFHIEGGDAVALTGPSGAGKSTITDLLLRLYEPKDGLILIDGQPIETFDIGWLRSQIAFVSQDVQLRNGTLRDNLRIGNTKASDQELLAALRDSGLWEYYQGLPDGLDSSVGERGTSLSGGQKQRLSLARALVREAKLLILDEASSALDPITELKINEAIRERKKRQTVIIISHRLSTVLSADRIIVMDEGRIKESGTHHELVNKENGIYSRMFKREADMGSTILIGK, via the coding sequence ATGAGCACGGTACAATTAGAAGGAAAAAGCAAAGATGGCAGACGTGTTCTTGCCTTCTTGAAGCCTTTTTGGAAATGGGTGCTCGGTGATTCGATTGTTATTGCTATTGCCCAGGTTTGCGCCTCTGTCATCCCAACTTTTGCGCTGAGCTGGCTTGTCGACGATATTCTTCCTGGACAATCAACGAATCTCCTTTGGGGATTGATGTGGCTGCTGGTCTTTGTGGCCGTATTTGATTTGGTGATGATGGTTATTGATGAATACTTTTGCCATTATATTGCGAAATCTGTGACGAACAGGCAGAAGATTAGGCTGTTTACACATGTTCAATATTTGCCATTCTCCTTTTTCCAAAATGCAAAATCCGGAGAATTGCTGGCCAGGACGTCGGATGATCCGGATACCCTGCATAATTTCCTCGCTTGGGAAGGATCGACATTGATGGCAGCGGTCCAGGGCGTTGTTATTTATAATATTGTTCTTTTATTTATTCATCCATACTTAATGATGGCGAGCGTAGTGCTTGGTATTATCTTTTATATGGCATCGAATTATGTTGGGAAAAGAACGCGTCTCGCTTCTAAACAGGCGCGGGACGAGGCGTCAAAATATTTGGAACGGATGCGCGAATCCGTGACAGGTATCCATCTTTCTAGAGTGCTCGGCGTATCGGACAGTGAGGTTGAGAGTATCGTCGGCATCAGGCAAGCCTTTGTGAAGCATTCCGTGCGTGAGTTGAAGGCACGGATGCAATCGATTGTCGTCATTGGCGGGTATAACGGAATCGCCTTGGCTGGTGTGTATTTTATCAGTATCCTCTTAATCTGGAACAGTGAGCTGACCACTGGTCAAATGCTGACAGCGGGAGGCCTAGTGACAATTGCCGCTAATGAAATGCAGAAGATGCTCAGGATGTGGCTCTCCATCAGGCGTACAGGACCTGCCTTAGATCGCTCGGATATCCTTCTGGCAAACCCAAAATCAGAAGCGGAAACAAAGGCTGGTGTAGTCCCTGCTGAAATGAAGGGAAGTATCACGTTTCATGATGTTACTTTCGCCTATCCTGAGAAAGAAGAGCCGGTCCTCCGTGGCGTTTCCTTTCATATTGAAGGCGGGGATGCCGTTGCGCTGACAGGTCCGAGCGGTGCCGGTAAATCAACGATAACAGATCTGCTGCTTCGTTTGTATGAGCCGAAGGACGGTCTAATCCTCATAGACGGTCAGCCTATTGAGACATTTGACATCGGCTGGCTGCGAAGCCAGATTGCATTTGTTTCTCAGGATGTCCAGCTGCGCAATGGCACTCTTCGGGACAATTTGAGAATCGGGAATACAAAGGCAAGTGATCAGGAACTGCTGGCCGCTTTAAGGGACAGTGGCTTATGGGAGTATTATCAAGGTCTTCCGGATGGGCTCGATTCCTCTGTTGGAGAGCGGGGAACCAGCCTCTCTGGAGGACAGAAACAGCGTCTATCACTTGCTAGGGCATTGGTGAGAGAAGCTAAGCTGCTCATTCTTGACGAAGCGAGCTCAGCGCTGGATCCAATTACGGAATTGAAGATTAATGAAGCGATACGAGAAAGGAAGAAGCGGCAGACCGTCATCATCATTTCCCACCGACTCTCAACCGTGTTGTCCGCAGATCGAATTATCGTCATGGATGAAGGAAGGATTAAGGAATCCGGCACCCATCACGAATTGGTAAACAAGGAGAACGGAATCTACTCCCGTATGTTTAAGCGGGAAGCGGATATGGGTTCCACTATACTCATTGGTAAATAA
- a CDS encoding DUF4181 domain-containing protein — translation MIILIILFFIILLIEKTIDKLLGVKRKNIAKTNGKKVDQWGRAIIVVIYLVYIVSRAAVTTEWHFILFLLTLMGYQAILEWKYLRGSKQYLSTLLSSMIIFSILSLTFTTIFK, via the coding sequence GTGATAATTCTAATTATCCTATTTTTTATCATATTATTAATAGAAAAAACAATTGATAAATTGTTAGGTGTGAAGAGAAAAAACATCGCCAAAACCAACGGAAAAAAAGTTGATCAATGGGGAAGAGCGATAATAGTCGTTATTTACTTGGTGTACATTGTTAGTAGGGCAGCAGTTACGACTGAATGGCATTTTATCCTTTTTTTATTAACGCTTATGGGTTACCAAGCTATATTGGAGTGGAAGTATCTGAGGGGCTCAAAACAATATCTTTCAACACTTCTGAGTTCAATGATCATTTTTTCTATTCTATCCTTGACGTTTACAACTATTTTTAAATGA
- a CDS encoding DUF4177 domain-containing protein, which yields MYEYKFVKIEFKRLSGKPEEDYREVIKSHAAEGWRFVQIFPPDFFTSVVSAGTYYELIFERPKHP from the coding sequence ATGTACGAATACAAGTTTGTAAAGATTGAATTTAAAAGATTATCAGGAAAGCCTGAGGAAGACTATCGAGAAGTCATTAAAAGCCATGCAGCAGAAGGCTGGCGATTTGTTCAGATTTTCCCTCCAGATTTCTTCACTTCTGTTGTTTCAGCGGGCACTTATTATGAATTGATTTTCGAAAGGCCAAAACATCCATAA
- a CDS encoding aminoglycoside 6-adenylyltransferase: MTSSKWIFLINITFKQEVGLSCAGSNHKHQKRDLGLQKHRQYIKSFIEQDLLNDENVLAVFYGGSMANQKTDLYSDIDLRIVVKEEVYEAYRLTKKQRAQKWGKVLFFEDFPWATHTVAHYDTFIKVDIFYYKIKDIQPSVWLQNIKIVRDWNGLLKNGWSKSRELSYRPNEQEMEIWRAKFLAHVHEVYRRVMRKEIYYALNCLDRLRQLMVIGWYMEAGIQPNAVGDWAKYEGIRSQLTDFQLELLERWFSTRDTDEIMFVINKMIPEFKKVHNHLCHILGLEENQEWIDEILNMVL; encoded by the coding sequence ATGACAAGTTCTAAATGGATATTCTTGATTAACATCACTTTCAAACAAGAAGTTGGTTTATCATGTGCGGGATCAAACCATAAACACCAAAAAAGAGATTTAGGTCTCCAAAAGCATCGTCAATACATAAAAAGTTTCATTGAACAAGATTTACTTAATGATGAGAATGTATTGGCTGTATTTTACGGCGGTTCAATGGCGAACCAGAAGACAGATTTATATTCTGACATTGACCTGCGAATTGTAGTGAAAGAGGAAGTATATGAAGCATATAGATTAACTAAAAAACAAAGAGCCCAAAAATGGGGAAAGGTCCTATTCTTTGAGGATTTCCCTTGGGCCACTCATACTGTTGCTCATTATGATACTTTTATTAAAGTAGACATTTTTTATTATAAGATTAAGGATATTCAACCCTCTGTATGGTTACAAAACATTAAAATTGTCCGAGATTGGAATGGACTGTTAAAGAATGGATGGAGTAAATCTAGGGAATTATCCTACAGGCCAAATGAGCAGGAAATGGAAATCTGGAGGGCTAAATTCCTTGCTCATGTTCACGAAGTCTATCGCAGAGTGATGCGGAAAGAAATTTATTATGCTCTTAATTGTCTTGATCGCTTGAGGCAATTAATGGTAATCGGCTGGTATATGGAAGCTGGCATTCAACCTAATGCTGTTGGGGACTGGGCAAAATATGAAGGAATCCGAAGTCAATTAACTGATTTTCAACTTGAACTACTTGAACGATGGTTCAGCACTCGTGACACAGACGAAATAATGTTTGTCATAAATAAGATGATTCCAGAGTTTAAAAAGGTCCATAATCATTTATGTCATATTCTCGGTTTAGAGGAAAACCAAGAATGGATTGATGAAATTTTAAATATGGTTCTTTAA
- the chvE gene encoding multiple monosaccharide ABC transporter substrate-binding protein has product MKKMITAFLLLTLVFALAACGSDSTSSGDGDKGYVGISMPTKSSERWVLDGENMVKEFKEKGYKTDLQYGEDVVEDQVAQIENMITKGVDVLVVAPIDGESLTEVLQKAADQDIKVISYDRLIKGTDNVSYYVTFDNFEVGVLQASYITKKLGLEDGEKGPFNIELFGGSPDDNNAYFFYDGAMSILKPYIDEGKLVVQSGQTKMNQISTLRWDGATAQSRMDNILSSKYSSELVDAVLSPYDGISIGIISSLKGVGYGTDSKPMPVITGQDAELASVKSIIAGEQTQTVFKDTRELAIKAVEMADAVLSDKEAEVNDTESYDNGNKVVPTYLIDPVSVDKENYKEVIVDSGYYSEDEVK; this is encoded by the coding sequence ATGAAAAAGATGATCACTGCATTCTTGCTGCTCACGTTGGTATTTGCTTTGGCGGCTTGCGGAAGCGATTCCACCTCATCAGGAGATGGCGATAAGGGATATGTCGGAATCTCTATGCCGACAAAATCCTCCGAACGCTGGGTTCTTGATGGGGAAAACATGGTGAAGGAATTCAAGGAAAAGGGCTATAAGACTGATCTTCAATACGGAGAAGATGTCGTTGAGGACCAGGTCGCTCAAATCGAAAACATGATTACAAAAGGGGTTGACGTTCTCGTTGTTGCTCCAATTGACGGGGAATCCTTGACAGAGGTGCTTCAAAAGGCAGCTGACCAGGATATAAAAGTTATTTCCTATGACCGTTTGATTAAAGGAACCGATAATGTCAGCTATTATGTTACATTTGATAACTTTGAAGTCGGTGTCCTGCAAGCCTCTTACATTACGAAGAAATTAGGTCTTGAAGATGGCGAGAAAGGTCCGTTCAACATCGAATTATTCGGCGGTTCACCGGATGATAATAATGCTTACTTCTTCTATGACGGCGCGATGAGCATCTTAAAACCGTATATTGATGAAGGAAAATTAGTCGTCCAAAGCGGACAGACAAAAATGAACCAGATCTCTACTCTTCGCTGGGATGGTGCAACGGCTCAATCCCGTATGGACAATATCTTAAGCTCTAAATATTCCAGTGAATTAGTTGACGCTGTTTTGTCTCCATATGATGGCATCAGTATCGGAATTATCTCTTCCTTGAAGGGTGTAGGCTATGGAACAGATTCTAAACCAATGCCGGTCATCACAGGTCAGGATGCAGAGCTTGCCTCAGTAAAATCAATCATTGCAGGTGAACAAACACAGACTGTGTTTAAGGATACGAGGGAACTAGCTATTAAAGCCGTTGAAATGGCAGATGCAGTATTAAGTGATAAGGAAGCTGAAGTGAATGATACAGAATCCTATGATAATGGCAATAAAGTTGTTCCTACTTACTTAATTGACCCGGTTTCCGTGGACAAAGAGAACTATAAAGAAGTCATTGTGGACAGCGGTTACTATAGTGAAGATGAAGTGAAATAA
- a CDS encoding GNAT family N-acetyltransferase, with protein MDWTIRKAILKDVYTMTKLRIELLSAVGDVNEENKSQVFRANEAYFKEKLANEDYTAWVAEVKGTIVGISGLVLFERPPHGKNIGGLEAYIMNMYTLPEYRGRGIARSLLEKCISDCHRLGVGRIWLHPSDEGYQLYKKMGFSDKQLEMELFL; from the coding sequence ATGGACTGGACTATAAGAAAAGCAATATTAAAAGATGTGTATACCATGACTAAATTAAGAATAGAACTACTCTCAGCTGTAGGAGATGTTAATGAAGAAAATAAGTCACAGGTATTTAGGGCAAACGAAGCTTACTTTAAGGAGAAGTTAGCTAATGAAGACTATACAGCTTGGGTTGCCGAGGTAAAGGGGACAATTGTAGGCATCAGTGGTTTAGTCTTGTTTGAAAGACCTCCTCATGGTAAGAATATTGGCGGATTAGAAGCATACATCATGAATATGTATACTCTACCAGAATACAGAGGTCGCGGAATAGCTCGTTCCTTGCTAGAAAAATGTATTTCAGATTGTCATAGATTAGGTGTGGGAAGAATATGGCTGCATCCTTCCGATGAGGGCTATCAGCTTTATAAGAAAATGGGATTTTCGGATAAGCAATTAGAGATGGAGTTGTTTTTATAA
- a CDS encoding serine hydrolase domain-containing protein has product MKVTIEDYLTDVMDKHNFSGTILVQDGKNTLKVSRGYANRSEQIMNGSDTRFGIASGCKLFTAIGVCQLVEQGFLSFDTRLRDCLPISFPEFDKDITIHQLLTHTAGIPDYFDEEVMDDFEELWIKNPMYHIRTLKDFLPLFQNQPMKSMPGERFHYNNAGYILLGLIIEQTTQVNFADYMIENIFIKCGMTDSGYFEFDALPSKTALGYIDYPDGNWKTNIYSLPVKGGADGGAYVTVNDMAKLWDALMNDQLLSEEFTRQLFTPYIKTRDDQFYGYGVWIDKNDDGIFKYHIMGYDPGVSFHSSFYPRSSIKTVVCSNRSKGAYAILKAIEENMVR; this is encoded by the coding sequence ATGAAAGTAACTATTGAAGATTACCTTACTGATGTTATGGATAAACATAATTTTTCTGGAACTATTCTGGTGCAAGATGGTAAAAATACGTTAAAAGTAAGTCGTGGTTATGCTAATCGTTCGGAACAAATAATGAATGGTTCGGATACACGATTCGGAATAGCTTCAGGCTGCAAATTATTTACGGCAATAGGAGTGTGTCAACTTGTAGAGCAGGGGTTCTTATCATTTGATACAAGATTAAGAGATTGTCTCCCTATTTCCTTCCCTGAATTTGATAAGGATATTACCATTCATCAATTATTAACACACACAGCGGGAATCCCAGATTACTTTGACGAGGAAGTCATGGATGATTTTGAGGAGTTATGGATTAAGAATCCAATGTATCACATCAGAACGTTGAAAGACTTTTTGCCTTTATTTCAAAATCAGCCTATGAAATCAATGCCAGGTGAAAGATTTCATTATAATAATGCAGGTTACATCCTGCTTGGATTAATTATTGAACAGACTACCCAAGTGAATTTTGCTGATTACATGATAGAAAATATTTTCATAAAATGTGGAATGACTGACTCTGGTTATTTTGAATTTGATGCTTTGCCATCAAAAACAGCGTTAGGCTATATTGACTATCCGGATGGAAACTGGAAAACGAATATCTACTCCTTGCCTGTAAAAGGCGGTGCTGATGGCGGTGCTTATGTAACGGTCAATGACATGGCGAAACTATGGGATGCCCTTATGAATGATCAATTACTAAGTGAAGAATTCACTCGCCAGTTATTTACGCCCTATATTAAAACAAGAGATGATCAATTCTATGGTTATGGTGTGTGGATTGACAAAAATGATGATGGAATTTTTAAATATCACATTATGGGTTACGATCCTGGAGTTAGTTTTCATTCATCGTTCTATCCGAGAAGTTCCATTAAAACCGTGGTATGCTCAAATCGGTCAAAGGGAGCCTATGCCATATTGAAAGCGATTGAAGAAAACATGGTAAGGTAA
- a CDS encoding DUF3997 domain-containing protein: MSRIRFRILLFTVMISSLFLTGCPGASDYEIDLPSNYSVIRTSGHQVTIAAKISQGNWDSPIIPAKVTEVGWDDNFIMAKQVPLIHNPKSQNGDEIPDEQNDHYWIIKLENGNVTGPIDELELTKTKEKLQISKEFILTEVEDLNKDFAF; encoded by the coding sequence ATGTCTAGAATAAGATTCAGAATTTTATTATTTACAGTCATGATAAGCAGCCTATTCCTAACTGGATGTCCGGGAGCATCTGATTATGAAATTGATTTGCCAAGTAACTATTCCGTTATTAGAACCTCAGGGCATCAAGTAACGATTGCTGCTAAAATTAGTCAGGGCAATTGGGATTCCCCGATAATACCCGCTAAGGTTACGGAGGTAGGGTGGGATGATAACTTTATTATGGCTAAACAAGTCCCTTTGATTCATAATCCTAAAAGCCAGAACGGTGATGAAATACCAGACGAACAGAATGACCATTATTGGATTATCAAACTTGAGAATGGGAATGTTACAGGACCTATAGATGAATTAGAATTAACGAAGACAAAAGAAAAATTACAAATATCTAAGGAGTTTATTTTGACAGAGGTAGAGGATTTGAATAAGGATTTTGCTTTTTGA
- a CDS encoding GntR family transcriptional regulator, with protein sequence MKKYEQVKEKIKQAILDEKYVPNQKIPSESELTIRFEVSRHTVRKAINDLVNEGWLYTEQGSGTYCADRSISQSSSGADKAIALITTYISNYIFPSIINGVESYLSSKGYTLLLYSTNNDFEKERQCLENVMERDLTGLIVEPTKSNHPNPNLKYYLDLEMKGIPYLMINAAYSELNPYSLTVDDELGGYLQAEHLIKEGHTNIAGLFKTDDMQGVMRMKGFIRAHREYKIPIDSDMLLTYTTSEREQVLEGEFANILARESRPSGICFYNDEVALAALDVIREAGLSVPNDLSIVGFDDSYLAVASEVKLTTIKHPQYEMGVQAAKAILQLVEQKDNANPSYVYEPVLIIRQSTKKI encoded by the coding sequence ATGAAAAAATACGAGCAAGTTAAAGAGAAAATTAAACAAGCTATTTTAGATGAGAAATACGTGCCTAATCAAAAAATCCCCTCTGAGTCAGAGCTGACCATTCGATTTGAAGTCAGCCGCCACACCGTCCGTAAAGCCATCAATGATTTGGTCAATGAGGGCTGGCTTTATACGGAACAGGGGTCTGGCACCTATTGTGCTGACCGCTCCATATCACAATCTTCCTCCGGAGCTGATAAGGCAATTGCCCTGATCACGACCTATATTTCCAACTATATTTTCCCGTCTATTATAAACGGGGTAGAATCTTATTTGAGCAGTAAGGGCTATACCTTATTATTGTATAGTACGAATAATGATTTTGAGAAAGAACGGCAATGTCTTGAGAATGTGATGGAGAGGGATTTGACCGGACTGATTGTTGAGCCGACGAAGAGCAATCATCCAAATCCTAATCTGAAATATTATCTTGACCTTGAAATGAAAGGGATTCCTTATTTGATGATCAATGCGGCATATAGTGAACTTAATCCATACAGCTTGACCGTTGATGATGAGCTGGGAGGTTATTTACAGGCGGAGCATTTGATTAAAGAGGGGCATACGAATATTGCCGGTTTATTTAAAACGGATGATATGCAAGGTGTTATGCGAATGAAGGGCTTCATCCGTGCTCATCGAGAATACAAGATTCCTATTGATTCGGATATGCTTCTTACATATACGACTTCAGAAAGAGAACAGGTCCTTGAGGGAGAGTTTGCGAATATTCTTGCGAGAGAGAGCCGGCCGAGTGGCATATGCTTCTATAATGATGAAGTTGCTTTGGCGGCACTGGATGTAATAAGGGAGGCCGGTCTTTCTGTGCCGAATGACCTCTCCATTGTCGGTTTCGATGATTCCTATCTTGCTGTGGCCTCTGAGGTCAAGCTAACAACGATTAAACATCCTCAGTACGAGATGGGTGTACAGGCGGCAAAGGCAATCCTCCAATTGGTTGAGCAAAAGGATAACGCTAATCCATCCTATGTGTATGAACCGGTCCTCATTATCAGACAGTCAACAAAAAAAATATAA
- a CDS encoding ABC transporter ATP-binding protein — MKLAKEILGHFKPYWFSVVMAVVFALIGGAFTILPPILTGKLVDDVLQNEAVQLLPWIIGGFVIAYIGKVVFESLQEYIQIKVGLDVITDMQLRAFKKLHKAPMSFFQHTPRGDMLYRLTHDVESIQNLNNTVVPRFLQQIISAVAAFATVIFLFWPTAIVMVGVFIIYLYPSFKLGTTVRKMSAVQRDMSADMYHHMQESIESSRLVRTFQLQEKEIDTQRTKLGKWMAFSIKAALISKVNWRLGNLFNIATPGVVMLIGGFAVWRGDITVGVLVACLGFIPTMFQPVRSLAENALTIQQAIPALQRLYEYFDLPEEHEAGLPEIGGIEGKLEMKHVTFQYPGTNLTVLNDISFIIEPGKHIGIVGTSGGGKSTIVQLLLGLYEPDQGEVLIDGKRLSDYDRNSFRRQVGVVSQETFLLNGTLKENLLYGKKDATETEFRHAAEAAGLTEFINTLPNGYETLIGERGLKLSGGQRQRVALARAILRHPELLIFDEATSSLDGETEERVQEALERLIPGRTTITIAHRLITVRDAHEILFLERGVIAERGTHEQLLSLKGRYYELYMSQYKELEKGRVG; from the coding sequence TTGAAGTTAGCAAAGGAAATACTTGGGCATTTTAAGCCCTATTGGTTTAGTGTCGTGATGGCAGTCGTATTTGCCCTCATTGGGGGAGCTTTCACGATTCTGCCCCCAATATTGACAGGGAAGCTTGTCGATGATGTGCTCCAAAACGAGGCTGTACAATTATTGCCATGGATCATTGGGGGATTCGTGATTGCCTACATAGGCAAAGTGGTGTTTGAAAGCCTGCAGGAGTATATACAAATTAAGGTTGGCTTGGATGTCATCACAGATATGCAGCTTCGGGCGTTTAAGAAATTACATAAGGCTCCGATGTCATTCTTCCAGCACACGCCGCGTGGAGATATGCTATACCGGCTTACGCACGATGTGGAATCGATTCAAAACCTGAATAATACGGTTGTTCCGCGATTTTTACAGCAGATTATCAGTGCGGTCGCAGCTTTTGCGACGGTCATCTTTTTATTCTGGCCGACAGCGATTGTTATGGTTGGTGTCTTTATCATTTATTTATATCCTTCATTCAAGCTAGGAACAACGGTCAGAAAGATGAGCGCTGTACAGCGTGATATGAGTGCAGATATGTACCACCATATGCAGGAGAGCATCGAGTCCTCAAGGCTTGTCCGTACCTTTCAGCTGCAGGAAAAGGAAATTGATACACAGCGGACGAAGCTTGGGAAGTGGATGGCCTTTTCCATTAAGGCAGCCCTCATCAGCAAGGTGAATTGGCGCCTGGGGAACCTTTTTAATATCGCTACACCCGGTGTCGTTATGCTGATTGGCGGATTTGCCGTATGGCGAGGAGATATCACGGTCGGTGTACTTGTAGCTTGCTTAGGGTTTATTCCAACGATGTTTCAGCCAGTCCGCTCGCTTGCTGAGAATGCATTGACGATTCAGCAGGCCATTCCGGCTTTGCAGCGTTTATACGAATATTTTGATTTGCCTGAGGAACATGAGGCAGGCCTTCCAGAGATAGGCGGGATTGAAGGAAAGCTTGAAATGAAGCATGTAACCTTCCAATACCCCGGTACGAATTTGACTGTGCTGAATGATATTAGCTTCATCATTGAGCCTGGCAAGCATATCGGCATCGTCGGTACCAGCGGCGGCGGAAAAAGTACGATTGTCCAGCTCTTGCTTGGGTTGTATGAACCAGATCAAGGAGAGGTCTTAATTGATGGAAAACGGCTTTCTGATTATGACCGCAACTCTTTTAGAAGGCAGGTCGGAGTCGTGAGTCAGGAGACCTTCCTTTTGAATGGAACATTGAAGGAGAACCTATTGTACGGTAAAAAGGATGCGACAGAGACAGAATTTAGGCATGCGGCAGAGGCGGCCGGATTGACTGAGTTTATTAACACACTCCCGAATGGCTATGAAACCCTTATTGGGGAACGCGGACTTAAATTATCCGGAGGACAGCGCCAAAGGGTAGCGCTGGCGAGAGCCATCTTGCGCCATCCAGAACTGTTGATCTTTGATGAAGCGACCTCTTCCCTGGACGGCGAAACCGAAGAAAGGGTACAGGAAGCACTCGAACGCCTCATTCCAGGAAGAACGACGATTACGATTGCTCATAGGCTGATTACGGTGAGGGACGCGCATGAGATTCTATTCTTGGAGCGGGGTGTTATTGCTGAACGGGGGACACATGAGCAATTGCTGTCACTGAAAGGCCGTTATTATGAGCTGTACATGTCACAATATAAAGAACTTGAAAAGGGGAGAGTAGGATGA